In the genome of Halococcus agarilyticus, one region contains:
- a CDS encoding winged helix-turn-helix domain-containing protein, translated as MSEDWDTVSYVIRSQYRVDVLERLSEGPATPSRIAGDKDIAIAHVSRALGGLREDDRDMVELLVSEDQKKGRVYGITDKGERVWDRLESEGMV; from the coding sequence ATGTCGGAGGATTGGGACACAGTAAGCTACGTGATCCGGTCGCAGTACCGGGTCGACGTGCTCGAACGACTGTCCGAGGGCCCGGCGACCCCGTCGCGGATCGCCGGGGACAAGGACATCGCCATCGCGCACGTCTCACGCGCGCTCGGGGGGCTGCGCGAGGACGACCGCGACATGGTCGAACTCCTCGTGAGCGAGGACCAGAAGAAGGGCCGGGTGTACGGCATCACCGACAAGGGCGAGCGCGTCTGGGATCGCTTGGAGTCGGAAGGGATGGTCTGA
- a CDS encoding DUF1616 domain-containing protein, with protein MSRDSLSGNDTTIERYDSDASGLRGLPGDLLVVVVYAAVVGGLIGVVGGLPTVVRVVLGVPLLLVLPGYALVAALFPGRPSRTADRSSSLSRLSQRFDSARSIQERGIRWGERLALSFGVSLFTIPLLALALDLAATLLGTGSPYRTGPIVGVLVAFIVVFAVVGIVRRLSLPRSERFSVPVGYWIDDFTDGLSGSPADVLLNGVLVLSILVAAASMSYVLAVPKDGATGTNVALLNQAGGEGGDGTLVEYNESVTLTAGEPSEPITLEVENHEGEATNYTVVVQLQRLDDAGNVVGRSEVRRFESPTVPANRSWQRQHRITPSVTGERLQLEYLLYRGEPPQNPTERNAYISPAQHLSVDIVAGGGTAGADGGTGSGSSDTGNASAGGGG; from the coding sequence GTGTCTCGTGACTCCCTCTCGGGCAACGACACGACCATCGAACGCTACGACAGCGACGCGTCGGGGCTTCGCGGGCTGCCCGGCGACCTCCTCGTCGTCGTGGTGTATGCGGCAGTCGTCGGGGGGTTGATCGGCGTCGTCGGCGGTCTCCCGACGGTGGTTCGCGTCGTGCTCGGCGTGCCGCTGTTGTTGGTGTTGCCCGGCTACGCGCTGGTGGCGGCGCTGTTCCCGGGTCGGCCGTCCCGCACCGCCGACCGGAGCAGTTCGCTCTCGCGGCTCTCCCAGCGCTTCGACAGCGCGCGCTCGATTCAAGAGCGTGGGATCCGGTGGGGCGAGCGCCTCGCCCTCTCCTTCGGCGTCAGCCTGTTCACCATCCCGCTGCTCGCGCTCGCGCTCGATCTCGCCGCCACGCTGCTCGGCACCGGCTCGCCGTACCGCACCGGGCCGATCGTCGGGGTTTTGGTGGCGTTCATCGTGGTGTTCGCCGTCGTGGGGATCGTTCGTCGACTCAGCCTGCCGCGCTCGGAGCGGTTCTCGGTGCCGGTCGGCTACTGGATCGACGACTTCACCGACGGGCTCTCGGGCTCGCCGGCGGACGTGCTGCTCAACGGCGTGTTGGTCCTCAGCATCCTCGTCGCGGCCGCGAGCATGAGCTACGTGCTCGCGGTGCCGAAAGACGGCGCGACGGGGACCAACGTGGCGCTCCTGAACCAGGCCGGGGGCGAGGGCGGGGACGGGACGCTCGTCGAGTACAACGAGAGCGTCACGCTCACCGCGGGCGAGCCGAGCGAGCCGATCACCCTCGAAGTCGAGAACCACGAGGGCGAGGCGACGAACTACACGGTCGTGGTCCAGCTCCAGCGGCTCGACGACGCCGGCAACGTCGTCGGGCGGAGCGAAGTCAGACGGTTCGAATCGCCGACCGTCCCGGCGAACCGATCGTGGCAGCGCCAACACCGGATCACACCGAGCGTGACCGGCGAGCGCCTCCAGCTCGAATACCTCCTCTACAGGGGCGAACCACCGCAGAACCCCACCGAGCGCAACGCTTACATCTCACCGGCACAGCATCTGTCGGTCGACATCGTCGCCGGTGGCGGGACCGCCGGCGCTGACGGCGGCACGGGCAGCGGCAGTAGCGACACGGGCAACGCAAGCGCCGGCGGTGGCGGCTGA
- a CDS encoding metal-dependent hydrolase → MFPWEHLAVGYLCYSLFAHLRGRTPSGPATLALAVGTQFPDLVDKPLTWTFNALPAGVFAHSLFVAVPLVALVIAVASRVDRTEPAIAFAIGYLLHLPGDVVPAVALGNDLTYWFLFWPAMERPGVDISNPIVGPGGGAGILTNTRFYFLNYLDELATPRGLVFIGVELLVLGVVIGLWLRDGRPGTRLLARLLDRRSSRH, encoded by the coding sequence ATGTTCCCGTGGGAACACCTCGCGGTCGGCTACCTGTGTTACTCGCTGTTCGCCCACCTCCGGGGTCGGACGCCGAGCGGTCCCGCCACCCTCGCGCTCGCCGTCGGCACGCAGTTCCCCGATCTCGTCGACAAACCGCTGACGTGGACGTTCAACGCGCTGCCTGCCGGCGTGTTCGCTCACTCGCTGTTCGTCGCCGTCCCGCTCGTCGCGCTCGTGATCGCCGTCGCGTCGCGGGTCGATCGAACCGAACCCGCGATCGCGTTCGCGATCGGCTACCTCCTCCACCTGCCCGGCGACGTCGTTCCCGCGGTCGCCCTCGGCAACGACCTCACCTACTGGTTCCTGTTCTGGCCCGCGATGGAGCGACCGGGCGTCGACATCTCGAACCCGATCGTCGGCCCCGGCGGGGGTGCGGGGATCCTGACGAACACTCGGTTCTACTTCCTCAACTATCTCGACGAGCTGGCGACCCCGCGCGGGCTCGTCTTCATCGGGGTCGAACTCCTCGTGCTCGGCGTGGTAATAGGGCTCTGGCTCCGCGACGGCCGGCCCGGAACTCGACTACTCGCCCGCCTCCTCGACCGACGCTCGTCGCGTCACTGA
- a CDS encoding GNAT family N-acetyltransferase — translation MSIAITKAADDELDDWNRHVERSPHANPFHRLGSLRTLADHANADLHPLVGYKGQEPVGIFPIFEIERLGISTVFSPPPDLLVPYLGPALCNVEKLKQRKRERRHEKFIDGCFEWLDRACEPRYVHVNTDPRYDDLRPLGWNGLEATPNYSYRVDLTPGADALLKGFSSDARSNVKNGTPENCTIEEGGESAIRRIVTQVNRRYEAQDEYYAVTPGFVIDLRERLPEGCVRTYGCRVDGRFVGGMITLEDGDTIYRWQGGAKHDADVPANDLVDWHVMRDAIERDIEGYDLVGANSRRLNGYKAKFNPELLTYHQAERAGPAMELAREAYLRLR, via the coding sequence ATGAGCATCGCAATCACGAAAGCGGCCGACGACGAACTGGACGACTGGAACCGCCACGTCGAGCGCTCCCCACACGCGAACCCGTTTCACCGTCTCGGGAGCCTCAGGACGCTGGCCGACCACGCGAACGCCGACCTCCACCCGCTGGTCGGATACAAGGGACAGGAACCCGTGGGGATCTTTCCGATTTTCGAGATCGAGCGCCTCGGGATCTCGACGGTGTTCTCGCCGCCGCCTGACCTCCTGGTTCCGTATCTCGGGCCGGCGCTGTGCAACGTCGAGAAGTTGAAACAGCGAAAGCGCGAGCGCCGCCACGAGAAGTTCATCGATGGGTGTTTCGAGTGGCTCGATCGGGCGTGTGAGCCGCGCTACGTCCACGTCAACACCGACCCCCGATACGACGACCTCCGGCCGCTCGGGTGGAACGGGCTGGAGGCCACGCCGAACTACTCCTACCGCGTCGATCTCACGCCGGGCGCTGACGCCCTTCTGAAGGGGTTCAGCAGCGACGCGCGGAGCAACGTGAAGAACGGAACCCCAGAGAACTGTACGATCGAGGAGGGTGGCGAGAGCGCGATCCGGCGGATCGTCACCCAGGTCAATCGACGCTACGAGGCTCAAGACGAGTACTACGCCGTCACGCCGGGGTTCGTGATCGACCTCCGCGAGCGCCTGCCCGAGGGCTGTGTGCGGACGTACGGCTGCCGGGTCGACGGTCGGTTCGTCGGCGGAATGATCACGCTGGAGGACGGCGACACGATCTACCGGTGGCAGGGCGGCGCGAAACACGACGCCGACGTGCCCGCGAACGATCTCGTCGACTGGCACGTCATGCGCGACGCGATCGAGCGCGACATCGAGGGCTACGACCTCGTGGGGGCGAACTCGCGCCGGCTCAATGGGTACAAGGCGAAGTTCAACCCCGAGCTCCTGACCTACCACCAGGCCGAACGCGCCGGGCCGGCGATGGAACTCGCGCGCGAAGCCTACCTCCGATTGCGCTGA
- a CDS encoding alkaline phosphatase family protein has product MPSRGTGPETLLVGIDAACEPVLDRLADAGADLPNLRAVLEGGTSGSLESQVPPWTASAWPSLYTGTNPGKHGVFGFLDFDGYDWDVVNATDVKERALWELLDSQGLSSVVVNVPVTDPPRAFDGALVPGYVAPDDPTCHPADLLDDVRAAIGEYRVYPRHTGGGETTTAEKVAEYRETIGMRADAFRYLEDRFAPDFGFVEFQATDTVFHECPGELDAVRAVYEAVDEQVGAIIDACDPATVLIASDHGIGKYTGYDVRLNTLLRDAGFTETARGGRGMPSWDVIRDEQFLDASDSTDEHDERDGDGSGAESSALERAMRTAARVGITSQRVGRVLERLGLAEIVVRHVPKGMIRAGTEQVDFPASRAYARSHIECGIRLNVAGREPDGVVPQEEYDAVREAIIAFLSGIETPDGEPAFDDVAPREAYFEGPEADRGVDVVVVPRAFDQFLSTQVRETAFGPPTEPFNHKRDGLIAAAGEGVDTDASLAGAHLFDVAPTVLASLGLARGEHMDGDVLAVVESAGERAYPAIDERDREATDERAVEERLSDLGYL; this is encoded by the coding sequence ATGCCGAGCCGTGGAACGGGACCGGAAACGCTCCTCGTCGGGATCGATGCGGCCTGCGAGCCCGTGCTCGATCGCCTGGCCGACGCAGGGGCCGACCTCCCGAACCTCCGAGCGGTCCTCGAGGGCGGTACGAGCGGGTCTCTGGAGTCGCAGGTCCCGCCGTGGACCGCGAGCGCGTGGCCCTCCCTGTACACCGGCACGAACCCGGGCAAACACGGCGTGTTCGGTTTCCTCGACTTCGACGGCTACGACTGGGACGTGGTGAACGCCACTGACGTCAAGGAACGCGCGCTCTGGGAGCTCCTCGACTCCCAGGGACTGTCGAGCGTCGTCGTCAACGTGCCCGTCACCGACCCACCCCGAGCGTTCGACGGCGCGCTCGTCCCTGGGTACGTCGCCCCCGACGACCCGACCTGTCACCCAGCCGACCTCCTCGACGACGTTCGCGCGGCGATCGGCGAGTATCGAGTGTACCCCCGTCACACCGGCGGGGGCGAGACCACGACCGCCGAGAAGGTCGCCGAGTACCGCGAAACGATCGGGATGCGCGCCGACGCCTTCCGGTATCTCGAAGACCGGTTCGCCCCCGACTTCGGGTTCGTGGAGTTTCAGGCGACGGACACCGTCTTCCACGAGTGTCCCGGCGAGCTCGACGCCGTCCGGGCCGTCTACGAGGCGGTCGACGAGCAGGTGGGCGCGATCATCGACGCGTGCGATCCCGCGACTGTCCTGATCGCCAGCGACCACGGCATCGGGAAGTACACCGGCTACGACGTGCGACTCAACACCCTCCTCCGCGACGCGGGATTCACCGAGACCGCCCGCGGCGGGCGCGGAATGCCGTCGTGGGACGTCATCCGGGACGAGCAGTTCCTCGACGCCAGCGACTCGACGGACGAGCACGACGAGCGCGACGGTGACGGCAGCGGAGCAGAGTCGAGCGCGCTCGAACGCGCGATGCGAACGGCCGCACGTGTCGGGATCACGAGCCAGCGCGTCGGGCGAGTGCTCGAACGCCTCGGCCTCGCCGAGATCGTGGTGCGTCACGTCCCGAAGGGAATGATCCGCGCCGGCACCGAACAGGTCGACTTCCCCGCCTCCCGGGCCTACGCCCGCTCGCACATCGAGTGCGGGATCCGTCTCAACGTCGCGGGTCGCGAGCCCGATGGCGTCGTTCCCCAAGAAGAATACGACGCGGTGCGCGAGGCGATCATCGCGTTCCTTTCGGGGATCGAGACACCCGACGGCGAGCCGGCGTTCGACGACGTCGCGCCGCGCGAGGCGTACTTCGAGGGACCGGAGGCCGATCGGGGGGTCGACGTGGTGGTCGTCCCGCGCGCGTTCGATCAGTTCCTCTCGACCCAGGTGCGCGAGACGGCGTTCGGCCCGCCGACCGAACCCTTCAATCACAAGCGCGACGGGCTGATCGCCGCCGCGGGTGAAGGGGTCGACACCGACGCTTCGCTCGCGGGCGCGCACCTCTTCGACGTCGCACCGACGGTGCTCGCATCGCTTGGTTTGGCCCGCGGCGAACACATGGACGGCGACGTGTTGGCGGTGGTCGAATCGGCCGGCGAACGAGCGTACCCCGCGATCGACGAGCGCGACCGCGAGGCGACCGACGAACGCGCCGTCGAGGAACGCCTCTCGGACCTCGGATACCTATGA
- a CDS encoding DUF2243 domain-containing protein — MANRSSASPDRPPETAGTTTRALLGAGIFGFGFSGLIDVLVLHHVLQWHHLVSAIYPMTTLDGLRTNVLADGLFSIGMVLVAGIGAGVVWRAERRTTVPLAIRPLAGAAVVGLGGFDLFDVVVDHTLLGLHHAVSQGGRYDPHWAVVSLLIVLAGVYVYRTGTRDTNETAGEG, encoded by the coding sequence ATGGCGAACCGATCCTCGGCGTCGCCCGACCGGCCGCCCGAGACGGCCGGCACGACGACGCGCGCACTCCTCGGGGCCGGAATCTTCGGGTTCGGGTTCAGTGGGCTGATCGACGTTCTCGTGCTCCACCACGTCCTCCAGTGGCACCACCTCGTCTCGGCGATCTACCCGATGACCACCCTCGACGGGCTCCGGACCAACGTACTGGCCGACGGCCTGTTCTCGATCGGGATGGTTCTCGTCGCGGGGATCGGCGCTGGTGTGGTGTGGCGGGCCGAACGCCGGACGACCGTGCCGCTCGCGATCCGGCCGCTGGCCGGCGCGGCGGTCGTCGGTCTCGGCGGGTTCGATCTCTTCGACGTCGTGGTGGACCACACGCTGCTCGGCCTCCACCACGCGGTCTCGCAGGGCGGTCGCTACGACCCCCACTGGGCGGTCGTGAGCCTCCTGATCGTGCTCGCTGGCGTCTACGTCTATCGGACCGGAACGCGCGACACGAACGAAACGGCCGGCGAGGGATGA
- a CDS encoding acyltransferase codes for MTDDAHATTGSECHVDPGATVGYEHAPDARPTHIGDRATIRAGTIVYADVAIGDDFTTGHNALIREDTAIDDDVLVGTDVTIDGTTTIGTHVSLQTGVYVPTHTEIGNQVFVGPRAVLTNDPYPVRRESDLAGPTLEDHVSVGANATLLPGITVGRGSFVAAGAVVAENVPPETLAVGVPARHEPLPDELAGENAI; via the coding sequence ATGACTGACGACGCACACGCAACCACCGGAAGCGAATGTCACGTCGACCCGGGAGCGACGGTCGGCTACGAGCACGCGCCGGACGCCCGGCCCACCCACATCGGCGATCGGGCGACGATCCGCGCCGGCACCATCGTCTACGCCGACGTCGCGATCGGCGACGACTTCACGACGGGTCACAACGCCCTGATCCGCGAGGACACGGCGATCGACGACGACGTTCTCGTCGGCACCGACGTCACGATCGACGGCACCACGACCATCGGCACACACGTCAGCCTGCAAACGGGGGTGTACGTCCCCACCCACACCGAGATCGGGAACCAGGTGTTCGTCGGTCCGCGGGCGGTGCTCACGAACGATCCGTACCCGGTCCGCCGTGAAAGCGATCTCGCCGGCCCCACCCTCGAGGATCACGTCTCGGTCGGGGCGAACGCCACGCTCCTCCCCGGGATCACGGTCGGTCGCGGGTCGTTCGTCGCCGCTGGCGCGGTCGTCGCCGAGAACGTCCCGCCCGAGACGCTCGCGGTCGGCGTCCCCGCCCGCCACGAACCGTTGCCCGACGAGCTCGCCGGGGAGAACGCGATATGA
- a CDS encoding DegT/DnrJ/EryC1/StrS family aminotransferase, producing MIPIADPQLGERAKARVGEVIDSGHLADGPEVRAFEQEFAEFCGASHGVATTNGTTALHTAIEALGLGEGDTVVTTPFSMIASANTVRLAGAEPVFADIDPESFNLDPHAVEAIVRERDVDALIPVHLYGLPAAMDHLCEIADEHDLLLIEDAAQAHGAAIDGERVGTFGDAACFSFYPTKNMTTGEGGMVLTDDERVAARAARFVNHGRPAARLGDDAGGTYDHVSLGQNYRMTSVLAAIGRVQLDRLPEYNEARRANAARLTGEFAGIDGIETPIEPDGRRHVYHQYTIRSDDRDALRAHLDDEGIGTGIYYPTPIHEQPVYDGVECDVPVTERAAGAVLSLPVHPNLSASDLESIMTAVGEFEEVSDE from the coding sequence ATGATCCCGATCGCCGACCCACAGCTCGGCGAGCGCGCGAAAGCCCGCGTCGGCGAGGTTATCGACAGCGGTCACCTCGCCGATGGTCCCGAAGTCCGGGCGTTCGAGCAGGAATTCGCCGAATTTTGCGGCGCTTCGCACGGCGTGGCGACCACGAACGGCACGACCGCGCTCCACACTGCCATCGAGGCGCTCGGTCTCGGCGAGGGCGACACGGTGGTGACGACACCGTTTTCGATGATCGCCAGCGCGAACACCGTTCGCCTCGCTGGCGCGGAGCCCGTTTTCGCCGACATCGACCCGGAGTCGTTCAATCTCGATCCACACGCCGTCGAGGCGATCGTCCGCGAGCGGGACGTGGACGCGTTGATTCCCGTCCACCTCTACGGCCTCCCCGCAGCGATGGACCACCTGTGTGAGATCGCCGACGAGCACGACCTCCTCCTGATCGAGGACGCCGCCCAGGCCCACGGTGCGGCGATCGACGGCGAGCGCGTCGGGACGTTCGGCGACGCCGCCTGTTTCTCCTTTTATCCGACGAAAAACATGACCACCGGCGAAGGGGGGATGGTGCTCACCGACGACGAGCGGGTTGCGGCGCGTGCGGCGCGGTTCGTCAACCACGGCCGACCGGCGGCGCGGTTGGGCGACGACGCAGGTGGAACCTACGACCACGTCTCGCTCGGCCAGAACTATCGGATGACGAGCGTGCTCGCGGCCATCGGCCGGGTTCAGCTCGACCGACTACCGGAGTACAACGAGGCGAGACGCGCGAACGCTGCGCGATTGACCGGTGAGTTCGCGGGAATCGACGGGATCGAGACGCCGATCGAGCCGGACGGTCGGCGGCACGTCTACCACCAGTACACGATCCGCTCCGACGACCGCGACGCGCTGCGCGCGCATCTCGACGACGAGGGGATCGGGACGGGGATCTACTACCCGACACCGATCCACGAACAGCCCGTCTACGACGGGGTGGAGTGTGACGTGCCGGTCACCGAACGCGCCGCCGGAGCGGTGCTCTCGCTACCGGTACATCCAAACCTCTCGGCGTCGGATCTCGAATCCATCATGACTGCGGTCGGCGAGTTCGAGGAGGTGTCGGATGAGTAG
- a CDS encoding Gfo/Idh/MocA family protein, whose translation MSSVEPLRVGVIGVGSMGQNHARVYSELPTVELVGIADADADRACDVAARHDTRAMDRCDLVGAVDAISIAVPTAHHYEVARECITAGVHVLVEKPFVAEPAEGHELVSLADEHDVTIQVGHIERFNPAIRALSDILDGREIIAVDARRLGSPREREIKDGAVMDLMIHDIDVTLSLVDDDLDLVNAVGTQGGRYVDAQLRFDDGIVASLTASRVTQRKVRELTITTRDSWIVVDYIDRSIEIHRQSAERYEPSDDARHTKFHSQVWRRGIESNEGIIEQPMVGGGEPLKKELAAFVDCVETGDEPVVTAADGLRALEVARTIDRLASEGVVEVDA comes from the coding sequence ATGAGTAGTGTGGAGCCGCTCCGGGTCGGCGTGATCGGGGTCGGCAGCATGGGCCAGAACCACGCACGGGTCTACAGCGAGCTCCCGACCGTCGAACTGGTGGGGATCGCCGACGCCGACGCCGACCGAGCGTGCGACGTCGCGGCGAGGCACGACACGCGCGCGATGGACCGCTGCGATCTGGTCGGGGCCGTGGACGCGATCTCGATCGCCGTGCCGACCGCCCACCACTACGAGGTCGCGCGCGAGTGCATCACGGCGGGCGTTCACGTGCTCGTCGAGAAACCGTTCGTGGCCGAGCCGGCGGAGGGCCACGAGCTCGTCTCGCTCGCCGACGAACACGATGTCACGATCCAGGTGGGACACATCGAGCGGTTCAACCCGGCGATCCGGGCGCTCTCGGACATCCTCGACGGAAGGGAGATCATCGCCGTCGACGCCCGGCGGCTCGGGTCACCGCGCGAACGCGAGATCAAGGACGGCGCGGTGATGGATCTGATGATCCACGACATCGACGTGACGCTCTCGCTCGTGGACGACGACCTCGATCTCGTCAACGCGGTCGGCACGCAGGGCGGTCGCTACGTCGACGCACAGCTGCGCTTCGACGACGGGATCGTGGCCAGCCTGACGGCCAGTCGCGTCACCCAGCGGAAGGTCCGCGAGCTCACGATCACGACCCGTGACTCGTGGATCGTCGTCGACTACATCGATCGATCGATCGAGATCCACCGTCAGTCCGCCGAGCGGTACGAACCGAGCGACGACGCCCGGCACACGAAGTTCCACTCCCAGGTGTGGCGTCGGGGCATCGAGAGCAACGAGGGGATCATCGAACAGCCGATGGTCGGCGGCGGCGAACCGCTGAAGAAGGAGCTCGCGGCGTTCGTCGACTGTGTCGAGACCGGCGACGAGCCGGTCGTGACCGCTGCCGACGGGCTGCGCGCGCTCGAAGTCGCCCGGACGATCGATCGCCTCGCGAGCGAGGGCGTCGTGGAGGTCGACGCGTGA
- a CDS encoding nucleotide sugar dehydrogenase, which produces MSRTAGVTALYGNNATAERQREAFRGGEVPVAVYGLGKMGLPLAAAYAEVCGNVTGADADSKVVASVDAGECHVGGEPGLDDLVADLVARDALSATDNRSAAATASVHVVIVPTRIDAGNAPDLSILESVIDDVARGLDPGDLVVVECTVPPKTCREVVVPRLERESGLALGEFGVAFCPERTSSGRALEDIRGAYPKIVGGIDDESARAATLCYEAINAKGVIEVSDATTAEAVKLFEGVYRDVNIALANELARFTDDLAVDVREAIDTANTQPFCDIHDPGPGVGGHCIPYYPYFLLDGRDRDGPLLETARAVNDGMPDFVVEKLREEFGAEGSALDGARVLVLGLTYRPGVAETAATPAGPIVDGLSSAGAEVLCTDPLLDEYDEFDATPVAVADVTDRPLDGVVLVTPHEAFETIDWSAFERRGDRDGLVVIDGRDSLDLSGTPHRTYTIGRGRDV; this is translated from the coding sequence GTGAGCCGAACCGCCGGGGTCACGGCGCTCTACGGCAACAACGCGACCGCGGAGCGCCAGCGCGAGGCGTTTCGGGGCGGTGAGGTGCCGGTCGCGGTCTACGGCCTCGGGAAGATGGGACTGCCGCTCGCGGCGGCCTACGCCGAGGTCTGTGGCAACGTCACGGGTGCCGACGCCGACAGCAAGGTGGTGGCGTCGGTCGACGCGGGCGAGTGCCACGTCGGGGGCGAACCGGGCCTCGACGATCTCGTCGCGGATCTGGTCGCGCGGGACGCGCTTTCGGCGACCGACAACCGTAGTGCGGCCGCGACGGCGTCGGTCCACGTCGTGATCGTGCCGACCCGGATCGACGCCGGGAACGCACCCGATCTCTCGATCCTCGAATCCGTGATCGACGACGTCGCACGGGGGCTCGATCCGGGCGATCTCGTCGTCGTCGAATGTACGGTCCCGCCGAAGACCTGCCGGGAGGTCGTCGTCCCTCGGCTGGAGCGCGAGAGCGGTCTCGCGCTCGGCGAGTTCGGCGTCGCGTTCTGCCCCGAGCGCACGTCGAGCGGGCGTGCGCTGGAGGACATCCGCGGGGCGTACCCGAAGATCGTCGGCGGGATCGACGACGAGAGCGCCCGCGCCGCGACGCTGTGCTACGAGGCGATCAACGCGAAGGGCGTCATCGAGGTTTCGGACGCCACGACGGCCGAAGCAGTCAAACTGTTCGAGGGTGTCTATCGCGACGTGAACATCGCGCTCGCCAACGAACTCGCGCGGTTCACCGACGACCTCGCTGTCGACGTCCGCGAGGCGATCGACACCGCGAACACCCAGCCGTTCTGTGACATCCACGATCCCGGACCGGGTGTCGGCGGTCACTGCATCCCCTACTACCCCTACTTCCTGCTCGACGGCCGCGACAGGGATGGACCGCTGCTCGAAACCGCGCGCGCGGTCAACGACGGGATGCCCGATTTCGTCGTCGAGAAGCTCCGCGAGGAGTTCGGGGCCGAGGGATCGGCGCTCGACGGCGCGCGGGTGCTCGTGCTCGGCCTCACCTACCGGCCGGGCGTCGCCGAAACCGCCGCGACGCCGGCGGGCCCGATCGTCGACGGGCTTTCGAGTGCCGGGGCCGAGGTATTGTGCACTGACCCGCTTCTCGACGAGTATGACGAGTTCGATGCGACCCCCGTCGCCGTCGCGGACGTCACCGACCGACCGCTCGACGGGGTCGTGCTGGTGACGCCGCACGAGGCGTTCGAGACGATCGACTGGTCCGCGTTCGAGCGCCGTGGCGACCGTGACGGCCTGGTGGTGATCGACGGGCGCGACAGCCTCGACCTCTCGGGAACGCCACACCGGACATACACCATCGGACGTGGTCGGGATGTATAA
- a CDS encoding glycosyltransferase family 2 protein: MYKGKTVGVVVPAHNEEAFVGRVIETLPGFVDRVYVVDDCSTDGTWEEIQRYAERANEARTEDATLADGGLYFDRVVEPIRHETNQGRGGAVKTGYRRALAERMDVTAVMDADGQMNPDMLSRIIDPIVAGDADYAKGTRLLHRDRREMSGWRFFGNSLLTYLTKISSGYWKMSDPQNGYTAISREALQRIDIDGLYDDYGFLNDVLSTLNVHRLRVADVAHPAVYGDEQSGIRYSSFVPKLSALLARNFVRRLVMRYVVRDFHPLVLLYFFGVVGTLAGLAGGVVAPLALVGSGSAFLRGSISLLLVIVGGISLAVAMTYDLQTNEELGVREHEAGEPEEPARQSEAEQ; this comes from the coding sequence ATGTATAAGGGCAAGACGGTCGGCGTGGTGGTGCCCGCCCACAACGAGGAGGCGTTCGTCGGGCGCGTGATCGAGACGCTGCCCGGGTTCGTCGATCGGGTGTACGTCGTCGACGACTGCTCGACCGACGGCACGTGGGAGGAGATCCAGCGCTACGCCGAGCGCGCGAACGAGGCACGCACCGAGGACGCGACGCTCGCCGACGGCGGGCTGTACTTCGATCGGGTGGTCGAGCCGATCCGTCACGAGACGAACCAGGGTCGCGGCGGCGCGGTCAAGACCGGCTACCGACGCGCGCTCGCCGAACGGATGGACGTCACCGCGGTGATGGACGCCGACGGCCAGATGAACCCCGACATGTTGAGTCGGATCATCGACCCGATCGTGGCGGGCGATGCGGACTACGCGAAGGGGACGCGACTGCTCCATCGCGACCGTCGGGAGATGTCGGGCTGGCGCTTCTTCGGCAACTCGCTCCTCACGTATCTCACGAAGATATCGAGCGGCTACTGGAAGATGAGCGACCCGCAGAACGGCTACACCGCGATCTCGCGGGAAGCGCTCCAGCGGATCGACATCGACGGACTTTACGACGACTACGGCTTTCTGAACGACGTGCTCTCGACGCTCAACGTCCACCGGCTGCGTGTCGCCGACGTCGCCCATCCGGCGGTGTACGGCGACGAGCAAAGCGGGATCCGGTACTCCTCGTTCGTGCCGAAGCTCTCCGCGCTGCTCGCGCGCAACTTCGTCCGCCGGCTCGTCATGCGGTACGTGGTGCGGGACTTCCACCCGCTCGTCCTCCTCTATTTCTTCGGCGTCGTCGGGACGCTCGCCGGTCTCGCCGGTGGCGTGGTCGCCCCGCTCGCGCTCGTCGGTTCGGGTTCGGCCTTCCTCCGGGGCTCGATCTCGTTACTGCTGGTGATCGTCGGCGGGATCTCGCTCGCCGTGGCGATGACCTACGACCTCCAGACCAACGAGGAACTCGGCGTGCGGGAACACGAGGCCGGCGAGCCCGAGGAACCGGCGCGGCAGTCGGAGGCCGAGCAGTGA